From the Candidatus Krumholzibacteriota bacterium genome, one window contains:
- a CDS encoding radical SAM protein, whose amino-acid sequence MYSYLFGPVPSRRLGMSLGVDLVPHKVCSLNCVYCECGRTTKLTAERKEYVLYDKVTVELRDFLKNNPLPDYITFSGSGEPALNCRIGDILRFIKSNWNNIPVAVLTNGTLFYQKNVREELLPADLVLPSLDAASEEVFRRINRPLKSLSIHDCIEGLIDFRKEYRGEIWLEVLIIPGYNDSEDELKLLRKAFEKIKPDRVQLNTLDRPGAVTGLKPAPREQLELISDFWKLDNVEIIAKPIERKEKKSYRPDTESAILETIRRRPCTLKDLSEILGLHINEVNKYLDVLEGEGRIETVEQQRGAFYKLKGKR is encoded by the coding sequence ATGTACAGTTATCTATTCGGGCCGGTCCCTTCAAGAAGACTCGGCATGTCGCTGGGTGTTGACCTTGTTCCTCACAAGGTATGTTCACTCAACTGTGTGTACTGCGAATGCGGCCGCACAACAAAACTTACGGCTGAAAGAAAAGAATACGTTCTTTACGATAAAGTAACCGTTGAGCTTAGGGATTTTCTAAAAAACAACCCCTTGCCTGACTACATAACATTCTCAGGTTCGGGAGAACCGGCGCTTAACTGCCGGATAGGAGATATTCTTCGGTTTATAAAATCGAACTGGAATAATATACCTGTAGCCGTGCTTACAAACGGCACTCTCTTCTATCAGAAAAATGTAAGGGAAGAACTTCTTCCGGCTGACCTTGTTCTTCCCTCTCTGGACGCGGCGTCTGAAGAGGTATTCCGAAGAATCAACCGTCCTTTAAAATCACTTAGTATTCACGACTGTATAGAGGGACTGATTGATTTCAGAAAAGAATACCGCGGAGAGATCTGGCTGGAAGTTCTTATAATACCCGGCTATAACGACAGCGAAGATGAATTGAAGCTGCTGCGGAAGGCTTTCGAGAAGATAAAACCCGACAGGGTGCAGCTAAACACCTTAGACAGACCCGGAGCTGTTACCGGACTTAAGCCGGCCCCGAGAGAACAACTGGAGTTGATATCTGATTTCTGGAAACTGGATAATGTAGAGATAATCGCAAAACCGATAGAACGAAAGGAAAAGAAATCCTACAGACCGGATACTGAATCGGCCATTCTGGAAACTATAAGAAGAAGACCCTGCACGCTGAAAGACCTATCTGAAATACTGGGGCTTCATATAAATGAAGTTAACAAATATCTCGACGTACTCGAGGGAGAGGGGAGGATCGAAACGGTTGAGCAGCAGAGAGGCGCTTTCTATAAATTGAAGGGAAAGCGATAG
- a CDS encoding DUF5916 domain-containing protein, with translation MNSAAKMIGILYLLLLPGTLFGSADERGKNFVPVYNPVLTVRRTSGDIQIDGKLDDPGWKGAAKADNFAEHNPGDQTEPDVKTEVLITYDDEYLYAAWICYDDPEDVRASFCERDQIFQDDTVVLMIDTFGEAAMAYEIAVNPYGIPGDILMSPDGGEDISYDLVFESAGRITEFGWVAEIAVPFENLRFPQRDNQVWKMDFWRNRPRESKFQYSWSAYDRDVDCWICQWGTVKGISGVKQGTGFKFLPAVVAHQSSSMNDGGRMDNGDIIGDGALGISYNISSEMKAEVTVNPDFSQVEADVNQIDVNTTFALKYPEKRPFFQEGSDLFDTYFNTVYTRSINDPILAGKMTWREGANSLAYLTAKDEHSPIILPFEEESGFVENGESYSNILRYRRDLGKQSHIGLIATDRRFAGSDGYGTLFGIDGQIRFTPSNYTKFQFLSTHTREVNKPELSDSSLNAILFDDGKHTGALDGEYFRGHAFLTQLTRSSGDYRISAEYRELSPTFRADNGMQPSNNQRSGSLYMHRIFRFEDNDLIETIELSGHTGRKWNLSGIKKDEWVSPEMVISFRRAQTKIHSEYMYSNELFNDIQFNDIWQYHTCFSTEPSAALRFGAYINYGHRIARHDLVMGKEKSYGLWANIKPIDRFIINTQFNYLTSDNLDTGDKLFSQSLFWTRFSLQLSRELSLRMVTQYNDRDDKWDFDPLLKYRINSFTLFYIGSTIDYINTFPEDYGRRGWAVTDRQYFLKLQYLFQI, from the coding sequence ATGAATAGTGCAGCTAAAATGATCGGCATCTTATACTTACTTCTTTTGCCCGGCACCCTTTTCGGCAGCGCGGATGAGCGGGGGAAAAACTTTGTTCCGGTTTATAATCCAGTTCTTACCGTTCGCCGCACCAGCGGTGATATCCAAATAGACGGAAAATTAGATGATCCCGGCTGGAAGGGGGCCGCCAAAGCGGACAACTTCGCTGAACATAATCCGGGGGATCAGACCGAACCGGATGTCAAAACAGAGGTTTTAATCACCTACGACGATGAATATCTCTATGCAGCCTGGATATGTTACGACGACCCTGAAGACGTGCGCGCCTCTTTCTGTGAACGGGATCAGATATTCCAGGACGATACAGTCGTTTTAATGATCGACACATTCGGCGAAGCGGCAATGGCGTATGAGATAGCCGTCAACCCTTACGGTATCCCCGGAGATATCCTTATGTCCCCCGATGGAGGCGAAGACATCTCTTACGATCTTGTTTTCGAAAGCGCCGGGAGAATAACCGAATTCGGCTGGGTCGCTGAAATAGCGGTCCCCTTCGAAAATCTCCGTTTCCCCCAACGGGACAATCAAGTTTGGAAAATGGATTTCTGGCGCAACCGGCCGCGCGAATCGAAATTCCAGTATTCGTGGTCGGCTTACGACCGTGACGTGGACTGCTGGATATGCCAGTGGGGTACGGTAAAGGGAATCTCGGGAGTCAAACAGGGAACAGGATTTAAATTTCTGCCCGCGGTTGTGGCCCATCAGTCATCTTCCATGAACGACGGGGGCCGTATGGACAACGGAGATATTATAGGGGACGGCGCGCTGGGGATTTCTTATAATATTTCTTCCGAGATGAAAGCCGAAGTTACTGTAAACCCCGATTTCAGTCAGGTGGAGGCCGATGTCAACCAGATAGATGTCAACACAACTTTCGCGCTTAAATATCCTGAAAAGAGACCATTTTTTCAGGAGGGGAGCGACCTGTTCGACACTTATTTCAACACCGTTTATACGCGTTCGATAAACGACCCTATCCTGGCAGGTAAGATGACCTGGCGCGAGGGGGCAAACAGTCTAGCTTACCTCACGGCAAAAGACGAACATTCACCTATTATCCTTCCCTTCGAGGAAGAGAGCGGATTTGTGGAGAACGGAGAAAGTTATTCAAATATCCTTCGATACAGGCGGGATTTGGGAAAGCAGTCACATATAGGTCTGATTGCTACAGATAGGCGCTTTGCAGGCAGTGACGGCTACGGAACACTTTTCGGAATCGACGGCCAGATCCGTTTTACTCCAAGCAACTATACCAAGTTTCAGTTTTTATCAACACATACGCGTGAAGTGAACAAACCGGAACTCTCTGACAGTTCTCTAAACGCCATTCTCTTCGATGACGGAAAGCACACCGGGGCGCTGGACGGTGAATATTTCCGGGGGCACGCGTTTTTAACCCAGCTTACGCGCAGTTCCGGTGATTACAGAATTTCAGCGGAATACAGGGAACTGAGTCCCACTTTCCGCGCCGATAACGGAATGCAGCCTTCCAATAATCAACGTTCGGGTTCACTTTATATGCACAGAATATTCCGCTTTGAGGATAATGATTTAATAGAAACAATTGAATTATCGGGACACACGGGAAGAAAATGGAATCTCTCCGGTATTAAGAAAGACGAGTGGGTAAGCCCGGAAATGGTGATATCTTTCCGCAGGGCCCAGACAAAAATTCACAGCGAATATATGTACAGCAACGAACTGTTCAACGATATTCAGTTTAACGATATCTGGCAGTATCACACATGCTTTAGCACTGAACCGTCCGCCGCGCTGCGGTTCGGCGCTTATATAAACTACGGTCATAGAATCGCCAGGCATGATCTGGTGATGGGAAAAGAGAAAAGCTACGGACTGTGGGCGAACATAAAACCGATCGACAGGTTTATTATCAACACACAATTTAATTATCTGACCAGCGATAATCTCGATACTGGAGATAAACTGTTCTCCCAGTCTCTTTTCTGGACCCGCTTTTCGCTCCAGCTGTCGCGGGAACTTTCTCTGCGTATGGTAACCCAGTACAACGACAGAGACGATAAGTGGGATTTTGATCCTCTCCTGAAATACAGGATAAATTCATTCACGCTCTTTTATATAGGTTCAACTATCGATTACATAAACACATTTCCGGAAGATTACGGCAGGCGGGGCTGGGCAGTAACAGACCGCCAGTATTTTCTGAAACTGCAGTATCTCTTCCAGATATAG